A genomic stretch from Engraulis encrasicolus isolate BLACKSEA-1 chromosome 12, IST_EnEncr_1.0, whole genome shotgun sequence includes:
- the LOC134460173 gene encoding uncharacterized protein LOC134460173 has translation MKCLTGRQVVQRTGPVPGETQEEPGQESTHSAQTLHAPQVLPRFKHSEHRRVMWPAANKEREWLQFDEDLNQVLDATARGDADQKLLSMSAMIINIGAERFGIKEQQPTRRSGEPNRRELKISQLRQELRLLGRQFKVAREEEKAGLSELRSVLRKRLVTLRRAEWHRRRGRERARRRAAFISNPFGFTKKILGQKRSGHLACTEEEVNTYLNATYSDDAREEELGPCRTLITPPIPTSAFNTKEPTFKEVEEVVKAARSNSAPGPSGVPYVVYKRCPRLLRRLWTILRVIWRRGKVAQQWRHAEGVWIPKEESSSTIEQFRIISLLSVEGKIFFSIVARRLMEFLLRNTYIDTSVQKGGVPKVPGCIEHTGVVTQLIREAREGKGDLAVLWLDLANAYGSMPHKLVEASLDRHHVPGKIKDLILDYYSCFSLRVTSGAVTSAFHRLEKGIITGCTISVVLFSLAMNMLVKSAEVECRGPLTNSGMRQPPIRAFMDDLTVTTTSVPGCRWILQGLEHLINWARMNFKPAKSRSLVVKKGKVSEKFRFSIGDTQIPSVGEKPVKSLGKIYDCTLRDTAALQATTEELGTWLTAVDKSGLPGKFKAWLYQHGILPRLLWPLLVYNVPITTVECFERKVSSFLRKWLGLPRSLSSVALYGRNNKLELPFSSLTEEFMVTRAREVLLYRDSRDIKVSSAGIEVRTGRKWCAQEAVNQAESRLRHSELVGTVASGRAGLGSNPRPSYNKAKGKERRQLIQEEVRAGVEEARCSRMVGMRQQGAWTRWEEAAARKVSWSELWRSEPHRIKFLIQSVYDVLPSPSNLHRWGLAENPLCPLCQKAGTLEHILSCCPRALGEGRYRWRHDQVLRVIAEAISTGISTSKHQQPARQAIAFVKAGEKPQQLRRQPGGLLATARDWQLKVDLGRQLKFPENIAVTTLRPDMVLVSETTRQVVLLELTVPWEDRMEEAFERKRAKYEELASECRSRGWKTRCNPIEVGCRGFAGQSLIRALKMLGLRGLQNRKAIRNISDAAEKASRWLWIKRGDPWNKCS, from the coding sequence ATGAAATGTTTGACGGGGAGGCAGGTGGTGCAACGCACAGGTCCAGTGCCTGGTGAGACGCAGGAGGAGCCCGGCCAGGAGTCAACCCACAGTGCCCAGACCCTCCACGCCCCACAAGTCCTTCCTCGTTTCAAGCATTCCGAACATCGTCGGGTTATGTGGCCTGCTGCCAACAAAGAAAGAGAATGGCTCCAGTTTGATGAAGATCTGAACCAAGTCCTTGATGCTACTGCAAGGGGAGATGCGGACCAGAAGCTGCTATCAATGTCTGCAATGATCATCAACATCGGAGCAGAAAGATTTGGCATAAAGGAACAACAGCCAACCAGACGCTCAGGAGAGCCAAACAGACGGGAGCTAAAAATCAGCCAGCTGCGGCAGGAACTTCGACTGCTTGGTCGGCAGTTTAAGgtggcaagagaggaggagaaggccgGGTTGTCAGAGCTCCGAAGCGTACTGAGGAAAAGGCTTGTCACCCTCCGTCGAGCAGAGTGGCatagaaggagaggtagagagagagccaGGAGACGTGCAGCCTTCATCTCAAATCCCTTTGGGTTCACCAAGAAGATCCTTGGTCAAAAGAGAAGtggccatcttgcctgcactgaAGAGGAGGTCAATACATACCTCAATGCCACCTACAGTGACGATGCAAGAGAGGAAGAGCTTGGGCCATGCAGAACCTTGATAACCCCGCCAATACCCACCTCAGCTTTCAACACGAAGGAGCCAACTTTCAAAGAAGTTGAGGAGGTTGTCAAGGCAGCGAGATCAAATTCAGCACCAGGCCCCAGCGGAGTGCCATATGTTGTTTACAAGAGATGCCCCAGACTCTTGAGGCGACTATGGACAATCCTCAGGGTCATCTGGAGAAGGGGGAAGGTGGCACAGCAGTGGAGACACGCAGAGGGGGTCTGGATTCCAAAGGAGGAGAGCTCAAGTACCATCGAGCAATTCAGGATCATCTCACTCCTCAGTGTCGAGGGCAAGATATTCTTCAGTATTGTTGCCCGGCGCTTGATGGAGTTCCTCCTGAGGAACACTTATATCGACACCTCTGTGCAGAAGGGAGGAGTCCCGAAGGTCCCAGGATGCATCGAGCATACAGGAGTCGTTACCCAGCTGATCCGGGAGGCACGAGAAGGCAAAGGAGATCTGGCAGTCCTTTGGCTTGACCTGGCCAATGCCTACGGGTCCATGCCACACAAGCTGGTGGAAGCCTCGCTCGACCGACACCACGTTCCAGGCAAGATCAAAGACCTCATACTGGACTATTACAGCTGCTTCAGTCTGAGAGTCACTTCTGGAGCCGTAACATCTGCATTTCATCGGCTGGAGAAAGGCATTATCACAGGATGCACCATTTCTGTGGTATTGTTTTCTTTGGCCATGAATATGCTGGTTAAGTCAGCAGAGGTAGAGTGCAGAGGACCACTCACCAACTCTGGTATGCGTCAGCCTCCCATCCGAGCATTTATGGATGACCTGACGGTGACTACAACATCTGTCCCGGGCTGTAGATGGATCCTCCAAGGCCTAGAACATCTCATCAACTGGGCCCGGATGAACTTCAAGCCAGCCAAGTCCAGGTCCCTGGTGGTGAAAAAGGGGAAGGTTTCAGAGAAGTTCCGCTTCTCAATAGGAGACACCCAAATTCCATCTGTGGGAGAGAAGCCAGTCAAGAGTCTAGGCAAGATCTATGACTGCACCTTGAGGGACACTGCAGCACTCCAAGCAACAACGGAGGAGTTGGGAACCTGGCTGACAGCAGTGGATAAGTCAGGGTTACCAGGCAAGTTTAAAGCCTGGCTTTACCAGCACGGTATCCTGCCTCGACTGCTCTGGCCACTGCTTGTTTACAACGTGCCAATCACCACCGTCGAGTGCTTCGAGAGGAAGGTCAGCTCTTTCCTGCGGAAGTGGCTGGGCCTACCACGAAGCCTCAGCAGTGTCGCCTTGTACGGGAGGAACAACAAGCTTGAGCTACCCTTCAGCAGTTTGACGGAGGAGTTCATGGTGACCCGAGCAAGAGAGGTGCTGCTGTATAGGGACTCCAGGGACATCAAAGTCTCCTCTGCTGGCATAGAAGTCAGGACTGGCAGGAAGTGGTGTGCCCAAGAGGCAGTCAACCAGGCTGAGTCCCGCTTGCGGCACAGTGAGCTGGTGGGAACAGTGGCATCAGGGCGGGCAGGACTGGGAAGCAACCCTAGACCCTCCTACAACAAGGCCAAGGGGAAGGAAAGGCGTCAGCTGATCCAGGAGGAGGTCCGGGCAGGTGTGGAGGAAGCCCGCTGCAGTAGGATGGTAGGGATGCGGCAgcagggggcgtggactcgctgGGAGGAGGCAGCGGCTCGGAAGGTTTCGTGGTCAGAGTTATGGCGATCCGAGCCACACCGGATCAAATTCCTCATCCAGTCCGTCTATGATGTACTCCCAAGCCCATCCAACCTCCACCGTTGGGGCTTGGCTGAGAATCCACTGTGCCCTCTCTGCCAGAAAGCAGGAACACTGGAACATATCCTTAGCTGCTGCCCAAGAGCACTGGGAGAGGGACGCTACCGGTGGCGCCATGACCAAGTGCTACGCGTCATTGCAGAGGCCATCAGCACAGGGATCTCCACCAGCAAACACCAACAACCAGCAAGGCAGGCCATCGCCTTTGTTAAGGCTGGGGAGAAACCACAGCAGCTAAGGAGACAACCAGGGGGGCTGCTGGCAACAGCCAGGGACTGGCAGTTGAAGGTTGACCTAGGGAGACAGCTCAAATTTCCAGAGAACATCGCAGTGACCACACTCAGGCCAGACATGGTCCTGGTGTCAGAAACAACAAGGCAAGTGGTCCTGCTGGAGTTGACTGTCCCCTGGGAAGACAGGATGGAGGAGGCTTTTGAGAGGAAGAGGGCCAAGTATGAGGAGCTGGCAAGTGAATGCCGAAGCAGGGGATGGAAGACCCGATGCAACCCCATCGAGGTCGGGTGCAGAGGCTTTGCTGGCCAGTCTCTCATCAGGGCGCTGAAGATGCTGGGACTGAGAGGACTGCAGAACAGAAAAGCCATCAGAAACATCAGTGACGCAGCGGAGAAGGCGTCCAGATGGCTGTGGATCAAGCGGGGCGATCCGTGGAATAAATGCTCTTAA